The following are encoded together in the Chloroflexota bacterium genome:
- a CDS encoding HD-GYP domain-containing protein, with the protein MQSLPRAAQQYIILTLVLAALVVAASVPALSASASALPSAVALAALIVLFDLFPVKFRESHFEITMSTAIKLAGILLFDPRIAVLGTFVGTILAEWRAKRAPVKKMFNVAVMTVTVAVQAALFMALGASDVAGVVISLHQIVALVLMATVDIAFNTTAVALIIALVSCSPVVDHWVTGWKPLLVHELSMAPLAAFIVILWHISPWAILFASIPLVLVRNSYQLVGDLQRQTFDALMVLAKMLDERDEHTHRHCELVAAHAREIAHELSLKNSEIDIIHRAAFLHDIGKIGMANSILFKAGALTPEERELAKRHAAYGGDLLKQFPMFEKGAMYVRHHHERWDGRGYPDGLQGESIPLGARILSVADSFQAMIEDRPYRNGMEISAALRELAVNAGTQFDPRVTEALMRAKRRAGEVVMTPHTAPVPATESAG; encoded by the coding sequence ATGCAGTCGTTGCCACGCGCAGCCCAACAGTATATCATCCTGACTCTGGTGCTGGCGGCGCTCGTCGTGGCGGCGTCCGTGCCCGCGCTGTCCGCCTCGGCGTCCGCGCTGCCAAGCGCGGTGGCACTGGCGGCGCTGATCGTCCTCTTTGACCTCTTTCCGGTTAAGTTCCGCGAGAGTCACTTCGAAATCACCATGTCCACGGCCATCAAGCTGGCCGGTATTCTGCTGTTTGACCCGCGCATCGCCGTCCTCGGCACGTTCGTGGGCACGATCCTGGCTGAATGGCGCGCCAAGCGCGCGCCGGTTAAGAAAATGTTCAATGTGGCCGTCATGACCGTGACGGTCGCCGTGCAGGCCGCGCTCTTCATGGCGCTGGGCGCGTCCGATGTCGCCGGGGTAGTTATCTCGCTGCACCAGATTGTCGCGCTGGTGCTCATGGCGACTGTCGACATTGCGTTCAACACGACGGCGGTCGCCTTGATCATCGCGCTCGTCTCGTGCTCGCCGGTGGTCGATCACTGGGTGACCGGCTGGAAGCCGCTGCTGGTGCATGAACTGTCGATGGCGCCGCTGGCCGCGTTCATCGTCATCCTCTGGCACATTTCGCCGTGGGCGATCCTGTTCGCGTCGATCCCGCTCGTGCTGGTGCGCAATTCATACCAGTTGGTCGGGGACCTGCAGCGGCAGACATTCGACGCGCTGATGGTGCTGGCCAAGATGCTCGACGAGCGCGATGAGCACACGCATCGCCACTGCGAGTTGGTGGCGGCGCACGCGCGCGAGATCGCGCACGAGCTGAGCCTGAAAAACAGCGAGATCGACATCATTCATCGCGCCGCGTTCCTGCACGATATCGGCAAGATTGGCATGGCCAACAGCATCCTCTTCAAGGCGGGTGCGCTGACGCCGGAGGAGCGCGAGCTGGCCAAGCGCCATGCGGCCTATGGCGGCGACCTGCTGAAGCAGTTCCCCATGTTCGAAAAGGGCGCCATGTACGTGCGCCATCATCACGAGCGCTGGGATGGCCGCGGCTATCCGGACGGGCTCCAGGGGGAGTCGATCCCGCTGGGCGCGCGCATCCTGAGCGTGGCCGACTCGTTCCAGGCGATGATCGAAGACCGCCCGTACCGGAACGGTATGGAAATCAGCGCCGCCCTGCGCGAACTGGCCGTCAACGCGGGCACGCAGTTTGACCCGCGCGTGACCGAGGCGCTGATGCGCGCGAAGCGCCGCGCCGGCGAGGTGGTTATGACGCCGCACACGGCGCCGGTGCCGGCAACCGAATCGGCCGGATGA
- a CDS encoding FAD-dependent oxidoreductase — translation MADDHSHDERHLTVYGTPWCSDCKRTKQFLGEQRVHYHWVNVEADREGLALIERVNAGKHTVPTLVFPDGSTLVEPSNAELAAKLGIQQHAKLSYYDLIVVGGGPAGLTAALYAAREGMSVLVIEKAALGGQAGITERLDNFPGFPDGISGAEFADRLARQAERFNTEMLKAQAVTALRREAESCYVDTGDGQEYGARAVLIATGSTYRRLGVPGEDSLIGAGVHFCATCDGPFYRGRPVAVIGGGNSAGEESLFLTRFVEKVTLLVRGEAMSASRIVSDKVLRAPGIEVRYSSEVVALHGEKRLEGISVRNSRTGATERLSPAGLFVFIGLSPNAGWLPAAVARDAQGFIVTDRSLQTSVPGVFAAGDVRLGSTKQAAAAVGEGATAALMIREYLKSV, via the coding sequence ATGGCCGACGATCATTCGCACGATGAGCGGCACCTCACGGTGTATGGCACGCCGTGGTGCAGCGACTGCAAGCGCACGAAGCAGTTTTTGGGAGAGCAGCGCGTTCATTATCACTGGGTGAACGTGGAAGCGGACCGGGAGGGATTGGCGCTCATCGAGCGCGTCAACGCGGGCAAGCATACGGTACCGACGCTGGTGTTTCCGGACGGCTCAACGCTGGTGGAACCGTCGAACGCCGAGCTGGCGGCGAAGCTGGGGATCCAGCAGCATGCCAAACTGAGCTACTACGATCTGATTGTGGTGGGCGGCGGCCCGGCCGGTCTGACGGCGGCGCTGTACGCCGCGCGCGAGGGTATGAGTGTGCTGGTGATCGAGAAGGCGGCGCTGGGCGGGCAGGCCGGCATCACCGAGCGGCTGGATAACTTCCCCGGCTTCCCGGACGGTATCAGCGGCGCGGAGTTTGCCGACCGCCTGGCGCGACAGGCCGAGCGATTCAACACCGAAATGCTGAAGGCGCAGGCAGTCACCGCGCTGCGCCGCGAGGCGGAGTCGTGCTACGTGGACACGGGCGACGGGCAAGAGTATGGCGCGCGCGCCGTGCTGATCGCCACAGGATCGACCTACCGCCGGCTTGGCGTGCCGGGCGAGGACAGCCTGATCGGCGCGGGAGTCCACTTCTGCGCGACGTGCGACGGCCCGTTCTATCGCGGGCGACCGGTGGCCGTGATCGGCGGGGGCAACAGCGCGGGCGAGGAGAGCCTGTTCCTGACGCGCTTCGTCGAGAAGGTGACGCTGCTGGTGCGCGGCGAGGCTATGAGCGCCAGCCGTATCGTGTCCGACAAGGTGCTGCGCGCGCCCGGCATCGAGGTGCGTTACTCCAGCGAGGTCGTGGCCCTGCACGGCGAGAAGCGGCTGGAAGGGATCAGCGTGCGCAACAGCCGCACCGGCGCGACTGAGCGACTATCGCCGGCCGGCCTGTTCGTGTTCATCGGGCTGTCGCCCAACGCCGGCTGGCTGCCGGCGGCCGTAGCGCGCGATGCCCAGGGATTCATCGTAACCGACCGCTCGCTGCAAACCAGCGTGCCGGGCGTCTTCGCCGCCGGCGATGTGCGGCTGGGCAGCACCAAGCAGGCGGCCGCGGCGGTCGGCGAGGGTGCAACGGCCGCCTTGATGATCCGGGAATATCTCAAGTCGGTGTAG
- a CDS encoding thiamine diphosphokinase: protein MNTVIIANGELEASARLRGLWSNADLRIAADGGANQARAQFDQPPHVLIGDLDSADEAAQHWCTAGGAEVIRFQREKAKTDLELALEEAIKRHATEITLIGTLGGRFDQMIANVMLLVKASESNVPTRLAGDRFDAWLAGPRTPIEGSPGDTVSLIPLSARVDGIATTGLRYPLRGETLFMGAARGVSNELTETHAEVTLISGLLLVVHLLA, encoded by the coding sequence ATGAATACTGTCATCATCGCCAACGGCGAGCTTGAAGCCAGCGCGCGCCTGCGTGGGCTGTGGAGCAACGCCGACCTGCGCATCGCCGCCGACGGCGGCGCCAACCAGGCCCGCGCGCAGTTCGACCAACCGCCGCACGTGCTGATCGGCGACCTCGACTCGGCCGACGAGGCGGCGCAGCACTGGTGCACGGCCGGCGGCGCGGAGGTCATCCGCTTCCAGCGCGAGAAGGCCAAGACCGACCTCGAACTCGCGCTTGAGGAAGCTATCAAGCGGCATGCGACCGAGATCACGCTGATCGGCACGCTCGGCGGGCGCTTCGATCAGATGATCGCCAACGTCATGCTGCTGGTGAAAGCATCGGAGTCGAATGTGCCGACGCGCCTGGCCGGCGACCGCTTCGATGCATGGCTGGCCGGTCCGCGCACGCCCATTGAAGGCAGTCCGGGCGACACCGTGTCGTTGATACCGCTCAGCGCGCGCGTGGATGGTATCGCTACCACCGGCCTGCGCTACCCGCTGCGCGGCGAAACGCTGTTCATGGGCGCTGCGCGCGGGGTGAGCAACGAGCTAACCGAGACGCACGCCGAGGTGACCCTGATATCCGGCTTGTTGCTGGTTGTCCACCTGCTGGCCTAG
- a CDS encoding thiamine ABC transporter substrate-binding protein: MFRKAGLWLTIAILAALFLAACGATPTAAPVPSAAAAQPTTAPVAPTAAPTAAPTKAPTTAPTTAPTAAPTILPTVAPATGGAPRELVVMSHDSWAASDDVVAAFEKANNVKLKILKSGDAGAALNKAILAKGSPLGDVFFGVDNTFLSRALKADIFEPYKPVAADKLPAAYVLDPKFNLTPTDYGDVCLNYDKAYFAKKNIPAPQSLDDLTKPAYKGMTVVENPATSSPGLAFLIATIGKYGADKYIDYWKALRANNVLVSEGWEDAYYAKSSWGGKGGDRPIVVSYATSPAAEVFFSDGKLKEPPTGNVLGESACFRQIEFVGVLKGAKNPDLARKFVDFMLSKAFQEDIPGQMFVYPVMADAKLPDFYSWAQKADKPAAVTADAIDANREKWISAWTDAVLR; encoded by the coding sequence ATGTTTCGCAAAGCAGGACTCTGGCTGACTATAGCCATTCTGGCAGCGCTGTTCCTGGCCGCTTGTGGCGCCACGCCGACCGCAGCGCCCGTCCCCAGCGCCGCAGCCGCGCAGCCGACCACGGCGCCTGTCGCACCGACGGCGGCCCCCACGGCCGCGCCGACCAAAGCGCCAACCACGGCACCAACCACGGCACCAACCGCCGCACCGACAATTTTGCCGACGGTAGCGCCCGCCACGGGTGGCGCGCCGCGCGAACTGGTTGTCATGTCGCATGACTCGTGGGCCGCCAGCGATGACGTGGTCGCTGCGTTCGAGAAGGCAAACAACGTAAAGCTGAAGATTCTGAAGTCGGGCGATGCCGGCGCTGCGCTGAACAAGGCGATCCTCGCCAAAGGCAGCCCGCTCGGCGACGTTTTCTTCGGCGTGGACAATACGTTCCTGTCGCGCGCACTGAAGGCCGACATCTTCGAGCCGTACAAGCCGGTCGCCGCTGACAAGCTGCCGGCCGCCTATGTGCTCGACCCGAAGTTCAATCTGACGCCGACCGACTACGGCGACGTCTGCCTGAACTACGACAAGGCCTACTTCGCCAAGAAGAACATTCCGGCCCCGCAGTCGCTGGATGATCTGACCAAGCCCGCCTACAAGGGCATGACCGTCGTCGAGAACCCGGCTACGTCGTCGCCGGGCCTCGCCTTCCTGATCGCCACCATCGGCAAGTACGGCGCGGACAAGTACATCGACTACTGGAAGGCGCTGCGCGCCAACAACGTGCTCGTCAGCGAAGGTTGGGAAGACGCGTACTACGCCAAGTCGTCGTGGGGCGGCAAGGGCGGCGACCGCCCGATCGTCGTCAGCTATGCCACGAGCCCGGCCGCCGAGGTCTTCTTCTCGGATGGCAAGCTGAAGGAGCCGCCGACCGGCAACGTACTCGGCGAGAGTGCCTGCTTCCGCCAAATCGAATTCGTCGGCGTGCTGAAGGGCGCAAAGAACCCCGACCTGGCCCGCAAGTTTGTGGATTTCATGCTGTCCAAGGCGTTCCAGGAAGACATCCCGGGCCAGATGTTCGTCTACCCGGTCATGGCCGACGCGAAGTTGCCCGACTTCTACAGTTGGGCGCAGAAAGCCGACAAGCCCGCGGCGGTCACTGCCGACGCGATTGACGCCAACCGCGAGAAGTGGATCAGCGCGTGGACGGACGCCGTACTGCGCTAG
- a CDS encoding iron ABC transporter permease, with protein MAAPLGWLLPGGFLLLFYFYPLAAIFQRSLAPDGAFDWDGVARVLATPYFANVLGFTVAQAALSTALTVLCGLPAAYVLSRWEFPGQALVRAVITVPFLLPTIVVALGFSIILGPAGWINTLLQQAFGLDEPPIKLLNTVWIIIVAHIYYNVSVVVRIVGNFWAHLDPQLESAAQMLGASRWRAFREVTLPLLAPALVAASLLVFVFDFTSFGVVLLLGGPRLATLEVEIYRQTVNLFDLPVAAVLSLVQIGVTFGLMALYARVQSALARPLRLRPQQITRRIPHTTGERAAIALTLGTLVVFVALPLVALAAQSVSTADGFGLRYYTELFVNRRNSVTYVPPIEAVWNSLAFAVLTIALALPLGTLSAQRLMQARWRWLDPVLMLPLATSAVTLGFGFILALGPPINLRSSAWLVPFAHALIAFPFVVRSVLPVLRSIRPNLREAARVLGASPAHAWRAVDLPIITRALVAGAVFTFTVSVGEFGATSLVGRPEMPTMPVAIFRLLGQPGALNSGQALALSTILVLVSISAIMLMERLRWEGADF; from the coding sequence GTGGCTGCCCCGCTCGGTTGGCTGCTGCCGGGCGGGTTCCTGCTGCTGTTCTATTTCTACCCGCTCGCCGCGATCTTCCAGCGCAGTCTCGCGCCCGACGGCGCGTTCGACTGGGACGGCGTCGCGCGTGTGCTGGCCACGCCGTACTTCGCGAACGTGCTCGGCTTCACGGTGGCGCAGGCGGCGCTGTCCACGGCGCTGACCGTGCTCTGCGGGTTGCCCGCCGCCTACGTCCTGTCCCGCTGGGAGTTTCCGGGCCAGGCGCTCGTGCGCGCCGTCATCACCGTGCCGTTCCTGCTGCCGACGATCGTCGTGGCGCTCGGCTTCAGCATCATCCTCGGCCCGGCCGGATGGATCAACACACTGCTCCAGCAAGCCTTCGGTCTCGATGAGCCGCCCATCAAACTGCTCAACACGGTCTGGATCATCATCGTCGCGCACATCTACTACAACGTCTCGGTGGTGGTCCGCATCGTCGGCAATTTCTGGGCGCATCTCGATCCGCAGCTTGAGAGCGCGGCGCAGATGCTCGGCGCCAGCCGCTGGCGCGCCTTCCGTGAGGTGACCCTGCCGCTGCTGGCCCCCGCGCTGGTCGCTGCCAGCCTGCTCGTCTTCGTCTTCGACTTCACGTCGTTCGGCGTGGTACTGCTGCTTGGCGGGCCGCGCCTGGCGACGCTCGAAGTGGAGATCTACCGGCAGACCGTCAACCTGTTCGATCTGCCCGTGGCGGCCGTGCTGTCGCTCGTGCAGATCGGCGTCACGTTTGGCTTGATGGCGCTGTACGCACGCGTACAGTCCGCGCTGGCGCGGCCGCTGCGGCTGCGCCCGCAGCAGATCACCCGGCGCATTCCGCACACGACCGGTGAGCGCGCCGCGATTGCGCTGACGCTCGGCACGCTCGTTGTATTTGTGGCGCTGCCGCTCGTCGCACTGGCGGCGCAGTCCGTATCGACCGCCGACGGCTTCGGTTTGCGCTACTACACAGAACTGTTCGTCAATCGCCGCAACTCGGTCACGTACGTGCCGCCGATCGAGGCGGTCTGGAACTCGCTGGCTTTTGCCGTGCTGACGATTGCGCTGGCCCTGCCGCTCGGCACGCTCAGCGCGCAGCGGCTGATGCAGGCGCGCTGGCGCTGGCTCGACCCGGTGCTGATGCTGCCACTGGCGACCTCGGCGGTCACACTCGGCTTCGGCTTCATCCTCGCGCTCGGGCCGCCGATCAACCTGCGCTCGTCGGCGTGGCTGGTGCCGTTCGCGCACGCGCTGATCGCCTTCCCGTTCGTCGTACGCTCGGTGCTGCCGGTCTTGCGCAGTATCCGGCCGAACTTGCGCGAGGCGGCGCGCGTGCTCGGCGCATCGCCCGCACACGCCTGGCGCGCTGTTGACCTGCCGATCATCACGCGCGCACTGGTCGCCGGCGCGGTATTCACGTTCACCGTGTCAGTCGGCGAGTTCGGCGCCACGTCGCTGGTCGGGCGGCCGGAGATGCCGACCATGCCGGTGGCGATCTTTCGACTGCTCGGCCAGCCCGGCGCGCTGAACAGCGGCCAGGCGCTAGCCTTGAGCACTATTCTGGTGCTCGTCAGCATTTCTGCTATCATGCTGATGGAGCGCCTGCGCTGGGAAGGCGCCGACTTCTAG
- a CDS encoding ABC transporter ATP-binding protein, whose amino-acid sequence MALLDIRRLNKSFGSRPVLHDIDLSIAAGEIVCLLGPSGSGKTTLLRLIAGLERADEGVITFDGRDLAPVAVHERGFGLMFQDLALFPHRDVFDNVAFGLRMANQPRAAVETRVRESLALVGLGAFAKRDVNLLSGGEQQRVALARALAPRPRLLMFDEPLGALDRLLREQLIVDIRAILKQTATTAVYVTHDQAEAMAISDRIAILNDGRVAQFGTPEELYHHPADEFVARFLDLGTVVRGDWLAALPGARSDSDPARWYLIRPEQARLADDGVPGVVRHCRFESGAFRLTVDVNGQAVRCESQQRIAEGSLVRLRCDAEPIS is encoded by the coding sequence ATGGCCCTGCTCGATATTCGCCGCCTCAACAAATCGTTCGGCAGCCGCCCCGTTCTGCACGATATTGACCTCTCCATCGCAGCGGGCGAGATCGTCTGCCTGCTCGGCCCCAGTGGCAGCGGCAAGACGACCCTGCTGCGCCTGATCGCCGGACTTGAGCGCGCCGACGAGGGCGTCATTACATTTGACGGCCGCGACCTCGCGCCGGTCGCGGTGCACGAGCGCGGCTTCGGCCTGATGTTCCAGGACCTCGCGCTCTTCCCGCACCGCGACGTCTTCGATAACGTGGCGTTCGGCCTGCGCATGGCCAATCAGCCGCGCGCGGCGGTGGAAACACGCGTACGCGAATCGCTCGCGCTGGTCGGGCTGGGCGCGTTCGCGAAGCGCGATGTGAACCTATTGAGCGGCGGCGAGCAGCAGCGGGTTGCGCTGGCGCGCGCGCTGGCGCCGCGTCCGCGACTGCTGATGTTCGACGAGCCGCTCGGCGCGCTCGACCGTCTGCTCCGTGAACAACTGATCGTCGACATCCGCGCCATCCTCAAGCAGACGGCGACGACGGCGGTATACGTGACGCACGACCAGGCCGAGGCGATGGCGATCAGCGACCGCATCGCCATACTGAATGACGGGCGCGTCGCGCAGTTCGGCACACCGGAGGAGTTGTACCATCATCCGGCCGACGAGTTCGTCGCGCGCTTCCTCGACCTCGGCACGGTCGTGCGCGGCGACTGGTTGGCCGCGCTACCGGGCGCGCGCAGCGACTCCGATCCGGCGCGCTGGTATCTGATCCGGCCCGAGCAGGCGCGGCTTGCCGATGACGGCGTGCCGGGCGTCGTGCGGCATTGCCGCTTTGAGTCGGGCGCGTTCCGCCTGACCGTCGACGTCAACGGGCAGGCGGTGCGCTGTGAAAGCCAACAACGCATCGCCGAAGGTTCGCTGGTACGCCTGCGGTGCGATGCCGAGCCGATCAGTTGA
- a CDS encoding ECF transporter S component yields MAFKLDARTISLMAVMTAVVFVFTRAISIPVANGYLNFSDIAIFFAAFAFGPWVGLVAGGLGASLADLSLGYSQFAPFTFIAHGGEGLLAGYLAFKLAGNARYIWGWLAGAVAMVAVYFLAEALIEPLGGMVQALSDFPVNIIQVVAGGLVGYALLFAVRRAYPQIDRFNKS; encoded by the coding sequence ATGGCCTTCAAGCTCGATGCCCGCACAATTTCTCTAATGGCCGTGATGACCGCCGTCGTGTTCGTGTTCACGCGCGCCATCTCAATCCCGGTGGCAAACGGCTATTTGAACTTCTCAGATATCGCCATCTTCTTTGCCGCCTTCGCCTTCGGCCCGTGGGTGGGACTGGTCGCCGGCGGACTCGGCGCGTCGCTCGCCGACCTGAGCCTTGGCTACAGCCAGTTCGCGCCGTTCACGTTCATCGCGCACGGCGGCGAAGGGCTGCTGGCCGGCTATCTCGCGTTCAAGCTGGCCGGCAATGCGCGCTACATCTGGGGCTGGCTCGCGGGCGCCGTCGCCATGGTCGCGGTGTACTTCCTCGCCGAGGCGCTGATCGAGCCGCTGGGCGGCATGGTGCAGGCGCTGTCCGACTTCCCGGTGAATATCATCCAGGTCGTCGCCGGCGGACTGGTCGGCTACGCACTGCTGTTTGCCGTGCGCCGCGCCTATCCGCAGATCGACCGGTTCAATAAGTCCTAG
- a CDS encoding ATP-binding cassette domain-containing protein: MPAVAAQLTFAYPRLPCDPGERVVLRDVHLSIEPGAWVAILGATGSGKTTLCWALAGLAPAMTGGRLDGQLHVADGQSIGFVFQDADAQLFNMTAADEIAFGLETAAMPRAAMQARVEEWLAWARLDGLGERAPWQLSGGQKKRLALASVLALAPSIVVLDDPTAGLDPAGAQEVVESLNTLRRAEQHSVIIATADAELAARYADRLLVMDAGRIVVEGTPSEVFRERDTLDALGIGLPQIAELAHALRARGCDASFLTCDEAAQALHGARPHNAPAPRPAPAQTAPLITFDDVQFRYPDAGDALRGISFSIGRGEFVALLGANGSGKSTLAKHVNGLLRPTAGRVLLDGADIAHTPTGQLARRVGYVFQNPDHQIFAATVREEIAFGLHNIGMSATQAHERTQAALETFDLRALAETPPAVLNYGARRLVTLAATWAMQPEIWVLDEPTTGLDAKHADLVMQHARTAWQAGATIILISHDMARVAAYAGRVIVLSEGRIVADGPTRDVLADAATLAPARLLPPPVLALAQRLGWTAAPLTVAEFAEMLG, encoded by the coding sequence ATGCCCGCAGTCGCCGCGCAGTTGACATTTGCCTACCCGCGCTTGCCCTGTGATCCGGGCGAGCGCGTCGTCTTGCGCGACGTCCATCTATCCATCGAGCCGGGCGCGTGGGTCGCCATCCTCGGCGCAACCGGCAGCGGGAAGACCACCCTGTGCTGGGCGTTGGCCGGGCTGGCCCCGGCGATGACAGGCGGCCGGCTCGACGGTCAGCTGCACGTAGCCGATGGTCAATCCATCGGCTTCGTGTTTCAAGACGCCGACGCCCAACTATTCAACATGACGGCCGCCGACGAGATCGCGTTCGGTCTGGAGACGGCGGCCATGCCACGCGCGGCGATGCAGGCGCGCGTGGAGGAGTGGCTGGCGTGGGCGCGGCTCGACGGTCTCGGCGAGCGCGCACCGTGGCAGCTATCCGGCGGACAGAAGAAGCGGCTCGCGCTGGCCTCGGTGCTGGCGCTGGCGCCCAGCATCGTGGTGCTCGACGACCCGACGGCCGGCCTCGACCCAGCCGGCGCGCAGGAGGTCGTCGAGTCGCTCAACACGCTGCGGCGCGCGGAGCAGCACAGCGTCATCATCGCCACCGCCGACGCCGAACTGGCGGCGCGCTATGCCGACCGCCTGCTCGTCATGGACGCCGGACGCATCGTCGTGGAGGGCACGCCGTCGGAGGTGTTCCGAGAGCGCGACACCCTCGACGCGCTCGGCATCGGCCTGCCGCAGATTGCCGAACTGGCGCACGCTCTGCGCGCACGCGGCTGCGACGCATCATTCCTCACGTGCGACGAAGCCGCGCAGGCCCTGCACGGCGCGCGTCCGCACAACGCCCCGGCTCCCCGCCCGGCACCGGCACAAACCGCACCGCTCATCACATTTGACGACGTGCAGTTCCGTTACCCCGACGCCGGCGACGCCCTCCGCGGCATCAGCTTTTCGATCGGGCGCGGCGAGTTCGTCGCGCTGCTTGGCGCGAACGGCTCCGGCAAGTCGACCCTCGCGAAGCACGTCAACGGCCTGCTGCGCCCCACAGCCGGGCGCGTCCTCCTCGATGGCGCGGATATCGCGCACACGCCGACCGGTCAACTGGCGCGGCGCGTCGGCTACGTCTTCCAGAATCCCGACCACCAGATCTTCGCGGCCACCGTGCGCGAGGAGATCGCCTTCGGCCTGCATAATATCGGCATGAGCGCGACGCAGGCGCACGAGCGCACGCAAGCCGCGCTTGAGACGTTCGATCTGCGCGCACTGGCGGAGACGCCGCCCGCAGTACTGAATTACGGCGCGCGCCGCCTCGTGACGCTGGCGGCCACCTGGGCGATGCAGCCGGAGATCTGGGTGCTCGACGAGCCGACGACCGGCCTCGACGCGAAACACGCCGACCTGGTGATGCAGCATGCGCGTACCGCCTGGCAGGCTGGCGCGACCATCATTCTGATCAGTCACGACATGGCGCGTGTCGCGGCATACGCCGGGCGGGTGATCGTCCTGAGCGAGGGCCGCATCGTTGCTGATGGCCCGACGCGCGATGTGCTGGCCGATGCGGCAACGCTGGCGCCGGCGCGACTGCTGCCGCCACCGGTGCTGGCACTGGCGCAGCGTCTGGGATGGACGGCAGCGCCGCTAACCGTCGCGGAGTTTGCGGAGATGCTGGGCTGA
- a CDS encoding energy-coupling factor transporter transmembrane protein EcfT, translating into MQQSPAPHSGWLYTLDPRSKLAFCAIALVFVLSTTAPALAATLIVSVMLLLSSRVPARQVRLVGASLVPLIILVLISWPLFYSRGDDVWFSWWILRITRDGVLGGITNALRILALVYVLALLAATTDQAHMIRALVKLGLPYEWGLTISMSLRYIPTLYGLYQTVSEAQTARAWNPPAGNPIARARGYLPVLVTVLIGAIRLSDQTAMALTARGFAPGKPRTWYREITLGPRDWAVLAFAGLMLAALIAWQVGLGR; encoded by the coding sequence ATGCAACAATCCCCCGCGCCCCATTCGGGCTGGCTCTACACGCTCGACCCGCGCAGCAAGCTGGCGTTCTGCGCCATCGCACTCGTATTCGTACTATCAACGACTGCCCCCGCGCTGGCTGCGACGCTCATCGTCAGCGTAATGCTGCTGCTGTCGTCGCGCGTGCCGGCCCGCCAGGTACGCCTCGTCGGCGCCAGCCTGGTGCCGCTGATCATCCTCGTGCTCATTTCGTGGCCGCTCTTCTACTCGCGCGGCGACGATGTCTGGTTCAGTTGGTGGATCCTGCGCATCACGCGCGACGGGGTGCTGGGCGGCATCACAAACGCCCTGCGTATCCTCGCGCTGGTGTATGTGCTGGCGCTGCTGGCCGCCACCACCGACCAGGCGCACATGATCCGTGCGCTGGTCAAGCTCGGCCTGCCGTACGAGTGGGGATTGACGATCAGCATGTCGCTGCGCTATATCCCGACGCTGTATGGGCTGTACCAGACCGTCAGCGAGGCGCAGACAGCGCGAGCGTGGAACCCGCCGGCCGGCAATCCGATCGCGCGGGCGCGCGGCTACCTGCCGGTGCTCGTGACCGTGTTGATCGGCGCGATCCGCCTGAGCGACCAGACGGCGATGGCGCTGACGGCGCGCGGCTTCGCGCCGGGCAAGCCGCGCACCTGGTACCGCGAGATCACGCTCGGCCCACGCGACTGGGCGGTGCTGGCGTTCGCCGGGCTAATGCTGGCCGCGCTGATCGCGTGGCAGGTCGGACTAGGCCGGTAG